Within Ipomoea triloba cultivar NCNSP0323 chromosome 9, ASM357664v1, the genomic segment TGAATGGtgtggggtatttatagtttgGGAAGAGTAAGAACTTTGGAGGGATTGAACTTCTGGATGGATAAGAACAACTTTGAGATAGAGTTTCGGATAACACTCACAGTGCAGCAAGGACTCTAGTTGGGACGGACNCCAAATTCCAGCCATAATGTCAAAGCACAAGAACGAGTAGTCCACGCTACGACAACAACGGAAACAACCAACGATAAACGACCTAAAAAAGATAACGACATGGGAACCTCCAAAGACACTAAGGATCGCGCGCCCCAGAGGTCCCTGCCTGGTCGAAATTGACCATGCCCGGGGAAAGACGAATCTGGTCCAGCGGGGTGTCTGCCGCGCCGCCTAAGCCGAGCGCGAGACCAGGGAATGGATCATCACCGAGGGCAGCTCTAGTCCCAGATGCGCCATGAGAAGCAGCAGTTTCGATTTGGGGCTCCGGGTCCATGAGTTCCAAAGGGAGTCCCCACGCCTCGGGGTCGAAGGACGGATCTCGGCACCGCAGTTGCGTGTAGATCTTGTGCTGCATGTCGTACTCACCAATGTCGGCCATGTGCGCAGCCTCCATGGCCACGTATCGACTCCCCGCCCTAGTGTCCTTCAGCGCCTCATAGCTCTCCTCCACGTGCTCCGAGATATAAGCTCGCACATCCACGGGGAAAGCCGAGGACTCGCGGTAGCGCGTCACAGCCGCGGCCGACCGCTCCTCGGCGGCTCTCTGTCCCTCGAGGGCTCTCCTCTCCCGCAAGGCCATTTGCTCGCGTTGAAAGTTCAGCTGCTCACATTGTAGATTCAGCGACCCCATCTGGGCCTCCAGCTCCTGGCGCGCCTTGGCCTCAACCTCCAGAGCGTCCCCCATGGCACCGTAGCGAACCACGGTCTGCAAGCAGGACGACGAGCAAACAAGATAATCGCGGAACCGAAGGAGAGGGGGAGGATCGCGGAAATACACAAAATAGGGACATACCTCCATTAACGAGCGGTAATCCGGGCGGCCACGACACGACTCCTTATCGCGGGTCGAGACAAGGCTCCGCATCACATCTTCCGCTAGCACATCCCCCTGGAGCAAAGAGACCGAGGGAGGGATGGACACAGGCCAACTTGGAGGGGCGGAGGGCATGGAAAACGTGGAGCCCATCGGGGCTGCAAAGCCGGGAGCGGAGGTAGCAAAGCCAGGCGCCGGGTTGTCCGCTGTGGTGGACGCCGAGCTGTGGCGACTTCGTGGAACCGGCGCTTGACCCGGAGGGGAGGACCGAGGCGCGGCACGCGGTACACGTGACCGGCTGGGCTCCCCTCGGCGGGCCCTCTTGCTGTTCTGGCTCCTATAGGCTGCGAGGACCGCGCGGGCATTCTCAGCTTCGTCGCTCATCCCTAAAACGTGCAAGAACAAGCAAGTTATATACCAAGCAAAGCATGTATCGAAACAAAGCAAGCAAAATAAAATCATGGGAAAAGAACGAACCACGATAGTCAGGGTCGGAAGCACCGGACGACGACTCCTCGCCCTCAACTATATCGCCCTCGGAACCTCCGAACTCCCCGGAGGACAACACTAACAATCGGGGGACAAGGGGTTGAGGGGGAGGGGGAAGCGGCACACCACGCACGCAGCCTATATCGTGCAGGGCCTCGGGAGTGACCAGAGGCTCCGAGCAAACCCCCCGTTGACCGTTGAGGAAAGCGTTCAAATGGGAGGAGAGGTAAGGTACGGGGTCGACCTTGGCTTTTGAGAGGTATCCCCCCCAAGGAATCTCGAAGGGAAGACCGGGACCGGTGGAGATAAAGACAAACTTGGGTTTCCAATACTTGTTAGCCACTTTAATATCCTGGAAAAATCGGGTCTTAGAGCGGGCAGAGATTCCCGCATAGCCCCTACCCTGGGCCCCCCCCGAACTACCGCCTACTTGGAAGAGTTGCTGGAACTGACTGAGAGATGGGTGGACGGACATCTGACTACACCTGACTAGGAAGGCGGAAAGGATCCTATGGGAGTTGGGCACTAACTGCCCCAAGGCCACGCGGTGGTGGTTTAGGAACTCAATAATGAAGGGATGTAATGGGAAGGCGAGCCCCATTTGGAGCGAGGTAAGGTGCACCCCGAAGTGGCGAGGGGAAGGGGGCTCCAGGATACTTCGACCAGGGACGGGAAGGACAAGCTCTACTGTGGGCCCGACAAGAGACTTGGCGAGCTCAATCTCATAGTCGGTCAAGGCTTGAGCCAGAGTCCCGCCAGGGACGCGGGGGTCAAGCAGTGTGTGGACAGACTCGTCATAGGGCTCGAGTAGCGGCGCCGGCTCTATAACATAGCGCGGAGCGGCGTCCATGAGATTCACGGAAGGCTCGGGAACCCCGTCAAAAGGATAGGGAAAATTCTCGTAGGTAAGAGCTTCCTCGCTGGAGGAGGGGACCTTAGAGCGGTCGATGGAATCCAGAAAACTCTCGTACGGGTCGTACGAGGAAGAGTGCATGCAGGCTAAGCGAGACTCAGACGCTGGGAGGAAACCAAATTTGGAACATGAAAAGGGGAGAAGGACTACTAACCGACTCCAGGGAAGGCGCAGAGGGGTAGACGCACTTGGACGGGTGACACGGATTACGGATGCCCAGACTCAACGGCGGGGCCTCGACGCTCGGCGGCGGCGGAGCACGGTGCTCGGTGGTGGTTCGGTGGCGGCCGACGGTCGGTGGCGACGGCGGTAACGGCGGCCCGGCGACGGCGAGGTGGCGGCCGGCGGTTGGTAGCGGCACTTTGATGGTGGCTCGGTGGTGCTTTGGTCGGTTGGAATGTAGAAAGAGAGGAGGGAAGTAATGTGGCAATGTAAATACGAAAGAAGAATGAAGGGGGTAAAAGGGCTTATATAGGGGGAATTTTAGTGAGATGATGAGGGGTGAAAAGTGTTGAATGGtgtggggtatttatagtttgGGAAGAGTAAGAACTTTGGAGGGATTGAACTTCTGGATGGATAAGAACAACTTTGAGATAGAGTTTCGGATAACACTCACAGTGCAGCAAGGACTCTAGTTGGGACGGACTCTGGCCCGGTCTAATGCGAAGGCTTATAAATAATCCGTGTTTACTCTCTTTCGTTGCCGAAATCTCGCAACTCagagagtgggggactgatgatggaataattaggacCGAGTGCGGAGCAAGAGCCGGGCAAGAAGGAACCGGGGCAAGTACGACCCGGAGGCGGCCACGTGGCGGGCTAGCCACGGTCAGCCGCGGCCGAGCGTGGCTCGCGGCACACTCAGCCCGGCTGAGCGTCCGCGGCACGCTCAGCCCAGCTGAGCGTCCTCGGCACGCTCAACCTCGCTGAGCGTCCGCAACGCTCAGCCCAGCTGAGCGTCCGCGGCACGCTCAGCCTCGCTGAGCGTCCGCAACGCGCTCAGCCATGCTGAGCGTGATCTGCGGCACGCTCAGCCCGCAGCACGCTCAGCCAGGCTGAGCGTGTTCCGCAACACGCTCAGCCCGGCTGAGCGCGGTCCGCAGCACGCTCAGCCCGGCTGAGCGTCCGGGCTTGGCGGTCCGCACGTTGCCCGAGTCTCGCGGCGGCGGTTACGGCCCGGGCGTTAGGCGCGCTTCCCTGCGTCTTTTCCGGATCAGTTACGCCTAGGGCTGATATAAAAGCTCGTTGGTTGTCTGATCAGGACATACTCACTTACTTTTCAACACacttgtcttgttattacatTGCTTACCTTTGTAATAgcgttatacaattcaatatatattttaccccCGCGGTATACTTACGATTCATTAGCTTGTCATACCCCCATTTATTTAATCGGGTTTTGTAATTCGGACCACCCGggttattaaaatccatcacatGGCTTTGCATGAAGCCTCACATCTATGCATAGAAGATGAAGACATCTTAGATGAGGCGTCCATATTTACTACCAATCTTCTCTTGGCAAGATTGTCAAATTTGGATGACAGTGATGCCTTGATGGTTCAAAACACATTGCACTATCCCTATCACAAAAGCTTGGCTCGGTTCACGATAAATAATTATCTTAAAATTCATAACCAGAAAAGGATTGGGAGAAGCTATTAGCAGATTTAGCAAGAATGGATTTCAACATGATGCAATGTATATACCATGAAGAAATCcttcaagttttcaagtaagtggaatatttttttatgcttttttttttcctgaaaaaCATAGAAAACATAAAGTCGTAtctggtaaaatagttagcttattagtcaattttggtttgtttgaccactattaattgtttgatttggttaaaccgtcaatatgagtgtttgtttaatcatttttttctaataacttattgtttcaaatactaaaattcaaaaagctgctcaaaataattttttttatcagctttttgagaaaataaattatacccttAAAAGGTCATTTTGCATAtataacaactaatttaccaaaatcTTTGTACAATGAACTATTggtatcaactagtcaaactcactaacccaatccgctaacaactatttaccaaacaccacaaaatgtatttttttaacaatattttccattttttgtaAAATACGTTTCGTcgatatatatacattttaaccTAATTAGCATGTATACTTCTATCATTAAGATGTTGGAAAGAGCTTGGTTTATCAGAGGAGTTGAAGCTCGCTAGGAATCAACCGCCGAAATGGTACATTTGGTCAGTGACAATGGTTACCAATCCAACTATGTCAAGGCAAAGGATAGAGATTACCAAGCCAATCTCTCTTGTCTATTTCGTGGATGACATTTTCGATGTTTATGGTACTCTTGATGAACTTATTCTTTTCACAAAAGCAATCAATAGGTAcataatataactattttttttctcacatGCATATATATCAAGCTTAATAGCTTATACTCTCTTAACGAAGCAATCAACAAGATGTTCTAATCAAAATCTTTTTGTGGACAAATAGATGGGAAGTTACCGATAAATTACCAAGTTAcatgaaaatgtgttttaagGTAATTCATGACACAACACATGAGATCAGCAACATAGTTTACCAAGAGTTTGGATGGAACCCTATAGACCATTTGAAAAAAGCGGTAAGCCAATAACATCATCATAATTTCTCTTCTCATCCAATTGCAAAGAGCTAGATAGAAAAGATAGATATGAACAATACGAAAATGTTAATCGGTGTAATGTTTTAATTTGACGACAGTGGGCAAGTTTGTGTAATGCATTTCTAACAGAAGCAAAGTGGTTTGCTTCTGAGAATTCACCAAAGGGCAGAGGAGTACTTGAAAAATGGTATAATAAGCTCAGGAATACCCATGGTCCTCACCAACCTCTTCTTTCTCTTGGGCTATGGTGAATCCACTGGGACCACAGATATTGAGAGCATTATATCTTCAGTTGCTGCAATTCTTCGCTTCCTAGATGACCTAGGAACTGCAGAGGTGCATTAAAATGGTTTACTAGTTACGTTCAATCAATTCAATCAGTAAAATCCcaattcacacacacacacagaggtAGAAGAGGGGGTGAGCCCCTTCCAAGCATGGGTCCTAGGCAATAACTTATATTGTCCTTGCTCAGGGCCATCCCTACGTCATTCAGTCATGACATGGCTGGAgtaaatgttttttattttgttgtacCACAGGATGAGGGACAAGAAGGAAATGATGGAGCTTACATGGAGTACTACATGAAAGAGCAACAAGGTTGGTCATTAAGTGATGGAAGGCAGCATGTTCTGGATAAGGTTTCCAAGGAGTGGAAGCTACTAAATAAGCACTGCCTCTCGCCAACTACAATTCCAACATCTTTCAAAACAGCTTGCCTAAATGTAGCGAGATTGGTTCCAATGATGTACGCTTACAACGACAACCATCGCCTTCCTGTCCTTGAAGAGTATGTCAAGTTCATGTTTTCCAATATCAAGGAAGACTTGATGTGGTGAAGCTGATGAAAAATTcagtattattatatacatactGTTTACTTGCTAGCTGATGATAAATATGGCTTTGGCATTGGGACAAATTGAATTTCATCTTGTACGTATGTATTCTCTTCCGTTtgtaataaatgtttttttttttaataaatatgtagtAACATTAAAACTCAATATATCTTAAATCATGAAGAGTCTAACCCCGTGACATGCCGCAAAAATTTTAAGACATCGGTATATCTTTGGTCACCAGTTAATTGATATCACGGGACTACCATTATTTTCCACTTGTCAACTTTCTTTGAACAGATAAACTctgacttttttcttttttttttttctataataaaTAGCATTCGTACACAAACACTATCCACGGTCCATGCATCATCACTTTCATACATTCATTATTCTGGcattacttaatttttttaagcttTCAAGAATTCACTAGCTAGCTAGATTATAAagtctttatatttatttagttgatagtattttttaattgttttttagtactaattaatttaaagagTGTTTTGAAGGGAAATAACTAATTAAAGTATACATATGAAAGTTGTTTTAAAGTGGTGATGGAATGGAGTGCGTGTGAGGGGTATTCTCACACCGGATATCGTCTCAAGGAGTGGATCGGAAGGGTGTTGAATATTAGGTggttaagcacaagagtgtagAGTGTTCCGAAGTTAGTTCGAGAGTGAGTTGAGATCTGAATGAATAACTATGTGCAAAGTGCAATGGTAAAGCAATTAACTAAGGCAATTAACAagcaatattaaaataattaagggcTTGGACTAGGTTACTTAAGTGTAGATGATACTATGTgtcaacgccactctcgtggtcgtTGGACTCTCAATTAGCTCCAAGACCCACTTTCATACCTTATTGATGACATTATTGATGTTTATGCCACATTTGATCAAACCATTCAATTTTTAGATGCCATTAACAGGTAGATAACATTCATATCTTCACTTTTCTTCGtttgtaattcaatttaatCGTAAAACACttttaaaatgagaaaatattttttatgtattcatatatttttacaaTTCTTCGCTTCTTAAATGACCTTGACATTACTCAGGTAAAGCTATCCGCCTGTAATTATCGTACGTACTATTAATGTTGTTTTTGACATGGATGTTTATGAAATATATCTCAGGGTTAGAAGCAAGATAGAAAAAATGCGTCATATTTAGAGTACTACGTAAAAGAAAACCAAGGTTTTTCATTAATACGGTTATCAAGATATATAGTAAGATGAGTTATCAGATTATGCAAACAATGACCTATAAGTAACATTAAGATTAACGTAAACGGGTTTGGTGGGTCGAGAAGGTTTGATTTTGGGAGGAGAAGGTTTAGAGACTTCATTGAACATGTGTTTAGCTCTAGCCTACTTCTCTTCTCTTGaccagaaaaaaaataaaagcaattaTTGCCTCTAAGATTATTAGGAAGAAGTAGAAGACGAAGTTACCGGCCCAATGGCTTCGTGAACCATAGATTACAGATGTTGGGTTGACCCATTAAGAATGGGCTTGATATTGAATTAGGCTACGCTTCTTCAGCCCACTTTCATCCCTAAATATAATCACGCACCAAGATGAATTattgagaaaatatcatttttagtccctcaactataatatatatatcaattttggtccttgactattaaaaatttcaaattaggtccatgactattcaatttgtatcacttttggtccttgactattaacattttcaaattaggtgcatgactattcattttgtatcacatttggtcctgccgttaaattttccggccaaatttccggcgaagtcatcggggatgaccggcgttttctattttattattattatttttttatttttaagtttttttttatttaaaagttacagagtattaaaataatttttaaaataaaaattaaataaattagtctgTCACCGGTGACATTCGCCAGAAATTTgaccggaaaatttaacggcaggaccaaatgtgatacaaaatgaatattcatgcacctaatttgaaaatgttaatagtcaaggaccaaatgtgaNatgttaatagtcaaggaccaaatgtgatacaaattgaatagtcatgcacctaatttgaaatttttaatagtcaaggactaaaattgatacatatattatagttgagagACTAAAAATCATATTTGCTCATGAATTATTGAtgcatgttcatttttaatataatgtatattagtCGTTACAAGATAGTATTTGTTCAAtactttttcaatctttttcacTTTAAATAATCAATGTCTCCATTACCGTGGTTCGATCATGTGACCatccatttagaatggtaacaaatgtgtcatcacactacataatagTTGCTAATGTTTTAGGCGTCTTAGTGTAGTAGCACGTTACTCCTTTGGTTCTTTCATTTAGTCAACATTTATCTTTGCAgtagatatataatttgttaacaAATTTTCTTtatgtaaagaaaaaaaaaaaaaaaaaagcctcaCCAAGATGTGAATTACAAAATAGTGTCGTTTCAACGTAGGTCCACCTTATAAGTTACGACTGACCCTAATTGACGATAAATCAATAATACAAACAACACCAATCCTGTACGATTTTACATGAGGGTCCAAGgctaaagaaaaataaattcttcAGATTGACGTGAGAAAATTGAATGGCAGCGATGGATTATAATAATTCCTTTAATATACACTCAACAATGTTTACTGATAATCGATTATCTGTCACAACAAACATGTGCTTAAAAACACAGATCAGTGTAGTAGCACGTTTCTCCTTTGGGTCTTTCATTCTAATGtacccaaaataataataataataataataataataatgcttttttttttttttgtatgtgtgTTTGTTTTCTAGCTTGTTTTTTCGTTTATGTGGTGTCTAGTTGttcaaataatttcatttgtatATTTTACACGATTGATATGCAATGGAAACGTTTATGGAATCATCTCAGTATACATCATACAGCTCGATATGGTTGTTGGCTTCGCTGAGAGAGATAACGTTACTGACTTGACATAGGATTGAACATACAATCTAGTAAGCAATATCATTCTAAAGTTTGTggttttgaattataaaaaaaaaaaaaaaaaaaccacgtTGGCCTTTTGAAATTAAAGAGATAAATATGATTGATccatttataatattttcttaattaccaatgtaatataaataaaaatataaaatcaattgAGACATGATCAAACACCGGAGAAGGTAGATCAACTAGTCTGTCTTAGCTTCTTCAATCGAAGGAGAAAGCGAGCCTGTCACCGTGTTTAACTCAAAACTTCTATGAAAATTGGTTAGAGGCTCGCCAGAGTTGTTGGTCATCGGAACCCTAGTGACCT encodes:
- the LOC116029121 gene encoding (3S,6E)-nerolidol synthase 1-like; translation: MDFNMMQCIYHEEILQVFKCWKELGLSEELKLARNQPPKWYIWSVTMVTNPTMSRQRIEITKPISLVYFVDDIFDVYGTLDELILFTKAINRWEVTDKLPSYMKMCFKVIHDTTHEISNIVYQEFGWNPIDHLKKAKQSGLLLRIHQRAEEYLKNGIISSGIPMVLTNLFFLLGYGESTGTTDIESIISSVAAILRFLDDLGTAEDEGQEGNDGAYMEYYMKEQQGWSLSDGRQHVLDKVSKEWKLLNKHCLSPTTIPTSFKTACLNVARLVPMMYAYNDNHRLPVLEEYVKFMFSNIKEDLMW